From the Solanum stenotomum isolate F172 chromosome 4, ASM1918654v1, whole genome shotgun sequence genome, one window contains:
- the LOC125862347 gene encoding uncharacterized protein LOC125862347: protein MEPWKDLNGKVVMVTGASSGIGREFCLDLANAGCSIIAAARRVDRLKSLCDEINSKVPGRAIVVQLDVTANGATIETAVHLAWDAFGRIDALVNNAGLTGNVHSSLELLEEEWDHTFNTNLKGAWLVSKYVCRRMRAAKQGGGSVINISSIAGLNRVIIAGTLAYASSKMALDMLTKMMALELGIDNIRVNSIAPGVFKSEITESLMQKKWLPNVTRRTVPLRTFGTTDPALISVVRYLIHDSSQYVSGNVFIVDAGTTLPGVPIFSSL, encoded by the exons ATGGAGCCGTGGAAAGACCTGAACGGAAAGGTAGTGATGGTGACAGGAGCGTCCTCAGGAATTGGGCGAGAGTTCTGTCTCGACTTAGCCAACGCCGGTTGCAGCATCATTGCTGCTGCCCGTCGTGTTGACAGACTGAAATCTCTCTGTGATGAGATTAATTCGAAGGTACCTGGGCGTGCAATTGTGGTCCAGCTTGATGTTACCGCTAATGGTGCTACCATTGAAACCGCCGTACATTTAGCTTGGGATGCATTTGGCCGCATCGATGCCTTGGTTAACAATGCCGGCCTTACAG GTAATGTGCATTCTTCACTGGAATTGCTAGAGGAGGAGTGGGACCATACCTTTAACACGAATCTCAAAGGGGCATGGTTGGTGTCCAAATATGTATGTAGACGTATGCGTGCTGCTAAACAGGGTGGAGGATCTGTTATTAATATCTCTTCAATCGCTGGTCTAAATCGGGTAATTATAGCAGGGACTCTCGCTTACGCTTCTTCAAAGATGGCTCTTGACATGCTCACTAAG ATGATGGCCCTTGAATTGGGAATAGACAATATTAGAGTGAACTCAATAGCACCTGGAGTTTTCAAATCTGAGATAACAGAAAGCCTTATGCAAAAGAAATGGCTCCCTAATGTTACTAGGCGAACTGTTCCTCTTAGAACTTTTGGAACGACAGATCCGGCTTTAATATCAGTGGTGAGGTACTTAATCCATGATTCTTCACAATATGTTTCAGGCAATGTCTTCATCGTTGACGCTGGAACTACCTTACCAGGTGTCCCCATTTTCTCATCACTCTAG
- the LOC125862309 gene encoding delta(12)-fatty-acid desaturase FAD2-like, with protein sequence MGSCGNMSNPTTKTEQKKINHLQRVSFSKPPFTIADIKKAIPPHCFQRSLIRSFSYLVQDLILVSLFYYIATTYFFFLPYPYYYLAWPIYWIIQGCVFTGIWMIGHECGHHAFSDYQLVNDVIGFILHSVLLTPYFSWKYSHRRHHSNTSSIEHDEVYVPRLKSELRWFSNYLNNPLGRVLALSCTLTFGWPLYLVFNASGRSYGRYASHYDPHGPIFNDREKLQIYISNVGVIASAYVLYRIVLAQGLAWFVCIYGVPLQIMSSFIVLITFLHHTHSSLPHYDSFEWDWLRGALATVDRDFGVLNKVFHNITDTHVLHHLFSTIPHYHAMEATKAIKPLLGEYYQFDGTPIYKAMWRDSKECIYVEKDEGSTGKGIFWYKNKL encoded by the coding sequence ATGGGATCCTGTGGAAATATGTCTAATCCAACAACTAAAActgaacaaaagaaaattaatcatCTCCAAAGAGTGTCATTTTCAAAGCCACCTTTTACAATTGCTGATATCAAGAAGGCCATCCCTCCTCACTGCTTTCAACGATCTCTCATTCGCTCCTTCTCTTATCTCGTTCAAGATCTCATACTTGTCTCCCTTTTTTACTATATTGCAACCACTTACTTCTTCTTCCTTCCATATCCATATTATTACCTAGCATGGCCTATTTATTGGATCATTCAAGGTTGTGTTTTCACTGGAATATGGATGATTGGTCATGAATGTGGCCACCATGCCTTCAGTGATTACCAGTTGGTAAATGACGTTATTGGTTTTATCCTCCACTCTGTACTTTTAACACCATACTTCTCATGGAAATATAGTCATCGGCGTCATCACTCCAATACTAGTTCCATTGAGCACGATGAAGTGTATGTGCCTAGGCTTAAATCCGAACTAAGATGGTTCTCTAATTATTTGAACAATCCACTAGGAAGAGTACTCGCACTTTCTTGCACCCTCACTTTTGGGTGGCCTTTGTACTTGGTCTTCAATGCTTCAGGAAGATCTTATGGTCGCTATGCAAGTCACTATGATCCACATGGGCCAATTTTCAATGACCGCGAGAAGCTACAAATTTACATTTCAAATGTAGGAGTGATTGCATCTGCTTATGTGTTGTATCGCATTGTTTTGGCACAAGGTCTAGCTTGGTTTGTATGCATCTATGGGGTACCCCTCCAAATTATGAGCAGCTTCATAGTATTAATCACTTTTTTGCACCATACTCACTCTTCGTTACCACATTATGATTCATTTGAGTGGGATTGGCTAAGGGGAGCTCTAGCTACGGTAGACAGAGACTTTGGTGTACTGAATAAGGTCTTCCACAACATTACAGATACTCATGTTTTGCACCATCTATTCTCAACTATCCCACATTACCATGCAATGGAGGCAACCAAAGCTATCAAGCCATTACTAGGAGAATACTATCAATTTGATGGTACCCCAATTTATAAGGCCATGTGGAGGGATTCAAAGGAGTGCATCTATGTAGAGAAAGATGAAGGATCTACAGGTAAAGGTATTTTTTGGTACAAAAACAAACTTTGA
- the LOC125862327 gene encoding uncharacterized protein LOC125862327: MDTLISENGVFLPIPPFQAVRLHFILGTILVLTSMVAHTLFPINLITHPTQTLFIIWGIVGPVLMILFGHLRQDMEQCSYFRAAGRGYVGLVAGAIVNALGAIILGAPVGFEYFTKTLNWSLLMSSFTFVPAACAFGSAWTHWHRVFASTKAFSFIDYMIRIPAYGAVIGAWFGALPMPLDWERPWQEWPICVSYGAMAGYLMGLVASSVCIIFHNRRQQHLKGE; encoded by the exons ATGGATACTTTAATCAGTGAAAATGGCGTATTTTTGCCCATTCCACCATTCCAAGCTGTTCGTCTTCATTTCATTCTTGGAACTATACTGGTTTTAACTTCCATGGTTGCTCACACTTTATTTCCTATCAATCTCATCACGCATCCAACACAAACGCTTTTCATCATCTGG gGAATTGTGGGTCCTGTGCTGATGATTCTTTTCGGTCATCTTCGACAAGATATGGAGCAATGCTCT TATTTCCGAGCTGCAGGGCGAGGGTATGTGGGTCTTGTTGCAG GGGCCATTGTTAATGCACTGGGAGCTATTATCTTGGGAGCACCTGTTGGTTTCGA GTATTTTACCAAGACCCTGAATTGGTCTCTTCTGATGTCATCATTCACT TTTGTCCCGGCAGCTTGTGCTTTTGGTTCAGCTTGGACTCATTGGCACAGAGTATTTGCTTCAACAAA GGCATTTAGTTTTATAGACTATATGATCCGCATACCAGCCTATGGAGCTGTTATTGGAGCATGGTTTGGTGCTTTGCCTATGCCACTTGATTGGGAAAGGCCATGGCAG GAATGGCCTATATGTGTGAGTTATGGAGCTATGGCTGGCTACTTGATGGGGCTGGTCGCATCCTCTGTTTGCATCATCTTCCATAATCGTCGCCAGCAGCATTTAAAAGGAGAGTAG